In a genomic window of Spodoptera frugiperda isolate SF20-4 chromosome 18, AGI-APGP_CSIRO_Sfru_2.0, whole genome shotgun sequence:
- the LOC118281947 gene encoding uncharacterized protein LOC118281947 — protein sequence MTPFLILFVITLVNSEGTANETKCDGFQANFNLKDVIGEWQVVAIIPEKLFPEKQVTCYKVEISETDGASLRWLMNKTIHSTKELLPNDTNGIVVRQRYHTENPFDVWSKSIQGVNGCFQQVLSLDISKKDIHKALKHDAMMQLHLLEVKGSEPFLMQMLWGRMIALVIYRRKPEVTQDELKPVFELINKLRGPQRLPKICENPLRDLLVF from the exons ATGACACCTTTTCTCATACTGTTCGTTATAACCCTGGTAAATTCGGAAGGTACCGCCAATGAAACCAAGTGTGACGGATTCCAGGCCAACTTTAATTTGAAGGATGTGATTGGCGAATGGCAGGTCGTTGCTATTATACCTGAGAAGTTGTTCCCTGAGAAGCAGGTGACTTGTTATAAAGTGGAGATTAGCGAGACTGATGGG GCGAGTCTAAGATGGCTAATGAATAAAACGATACATTCTACAAAAGAATTGCTTCCTAACGATACAAATGGAATCGTCGTACGGCAGAGGTATCACACGGAAAACCCTTTCGATGTCTGGTCCAAGTCCATACAAGGAGTGAACGGGTGCTTCCAACAAGTCCTGTCCTTGGATATCTCAAAAAAAGATATAC ATAAAGCCTTAAAACATGATGCGATGATGCAGCTTCATCTCCTAGAAGTGAAAGGGTCCGAGCCGTTCCTGATGCAAATGTTATGGGGGAGGATGATTGCTCTCGTCATCTATCGTAGGAAACCG GAAGTGACTCAAGATGAATTGAAACCAGTATTTGAATTGATCAACAAACTCCGTGGACCTCAAAGGTTACCAAAAATATGTGAGAATCCTTTGAGAGACTTATTAGTTTTCTAA